The region GCTTCTCCATCAATATTTAAATAAACCTTTTCTTCAGAACTTATCTCTATATCTTTTCCCTGATAACTATTGACTTTAGGATGACTTAAATGTCTTCCAGAATAGGCTTTATACAAATTAGTTATAATTTCTAGTTTATTTAAATTACCTAAAACAATTAAATTGAGCAAGCCATCATCTATCCTGGCCCCTGGAGCAATATTCATTCCACCAGCAAAATGACTGCCATTTGCTACTACAATACTATTTACTTTATCATTTACTATTTCTTTATCATCAATTTTTACCTTAAATTTTTTGTTTTTATAAAAGGCCAGAGTTTTTAATATTCCTACTAAATATGTTAACTTTCCATTAAAAAATTTACCACCTTTTTCAATACGGGCTACAGTTTCTCCACCAATACCGGCATCACTTATATTAAGAAAATATCTCCAGGTTTTATGATTTTGGTTATTGATATAATCAATTTTAACAATATCTATTAATTTTTTTCGTCCATTTTTAATGATCTCTATAATTTCTTTTTTAGAATTACCTATCCCCAAACTTCTTATAAAATCAGAGCCTGTACCCCTCGAGAAAATTATTAATTCAGCTTCAGGATTAATCAAATTTCCATTTTCAAAAAAACCATTAACTACCTCATTTGCTGTTCCATCTCCACCTACACTCATTATGTATTTATAACCATCTTTTAAAGCTCTTCGAACCATCTTTATAGCATGCTCTGGATATTCACTTTTTCTAAAAACAAAATCTATATTG is a window of Halanaerobiales bacterium DNA encoding:
- a CDS encoding diacylglycerol kinase family protein, encoding MRERKENPEISKDLANKIFTVVNPVSANGRTGKNWPNIADYLKKNNIDFVFRKSEYPEHAIKMVRRALKDGYKYIMSVGGDGTANEVVNGFFENGNLINPEAELIIFSRGTGSDFIRSLGIGNSKKEIIEIIKNGRKKLIDIVKIDYINNQNHKTWRYFLNISDAGIGGETVARIEKGGKFFNGKLTYLVGILKTLAFYKNKKFKVKIDDKEIVNDKVNSIVVANGSHFAGGMNIAPGARIDDGLLNLIVLGNLNKLEIITNLYKAYSGRHLSHPKVNSYQGKDIEISSEEKVYLNIDGEAAGKLPAHFKIIPKKISILLL